The bacterium genomic interval GTGTCGGGAAATTTATAGGCTTTCGTGCGGCTGCGGCCGAGTTCGCGGTGAGCGATGTACTGGATGACGGCAGGATTGTTTTCCATCGGAGCGTTCTGGAGCGGGACGCTCAGGTCAATGAATTTGCGGGCCATGTCGGCGTTACCTCCTCGAATCGCGAATATGAAGAGTCGTCAAAACGGATCGTGGGCGGCAATCGTCGCCCGCCGGGTTATTTTTTTCTCCGGGTGGTGGATTTCTTTCTCACTGCTTTTTTCTTGGCCGGCGCGCCGTCTTTGAGTTTCAGTCCCTGGGGCGTTGCGGCGGCCTTTTGTCCGCGTTTCAGGTTCGGGAAAACATCGTTCCACGCGACGCGGGCGCATTGCAGCATGTAGGGCATCCCGCAGTAGGTGGACATCTGAATGATGACTTCCATGATCTCCCGTTTGGTGGCGCCGCAGTTCCATGCGGCCTGAACATGCGTCCGAAGCTGCGGGTGGGCGTTCGCCATCACGCAAGCGGCAACGGCACACAACTCGCGGGTCTTCTGGGGCAGAACGTTGCGGTCGTAAAGGCCGCCGTAGCAGAAATTCATGAAGGTTTCCATGAATTCATCGTCTGCCCACTTTGTCATGTCCTCCGCGATGCGCTCTGTGAACTCCTTGCTCCAGAGCATGGAGCCGCGCTTTAGGGCGCGGGGGGGAATTTTCGCTTTTTTCCGGGGTGCCATTGGATCTCCTTCCCGTGCAGGGCTCAAGCCGGGCAGGGGCCACTGCGCAG includes:
- a CDS encoding carboxymuconolactone decarboxylase family protein, with protein sequence MAPRKKAKIPPRALKRGSMLWSKEFTERIAEDMTKWADDEFMETFMNFCYGGLYDRNVLPQKTRELCAVAACVMANAHPQLRTHVQAAWNCGATKREIMEVIIQMSTYCGMPYMLQCARVAWNDVFPNLKRGQKAAATPQGLKLKDGAPAKKKAVRKKSTTRRKK